One Amblyomma americanum isolate KBUSLIRL-KWMA chromosome 8, ASM5285725v1, whole genome shotgun sequence DNA window includes the following coding sequences:
- the LOC144101877 gene encoding uncharacterized protein LOC144101877 isoform X2, which yields MASAVSSALLLCSLASLSSAYVLVHQPPVVYTSANPPPVVPVDRPPLLGGPGQPSVVYHYGLGGVRPQLQPPVVLVRVVPVLPPQLPPQQPPFIEEVPPVFKNPPTPDAGAAKPPAKKPTSRRGHGANCPEVDNKKGIAPPPTRKPSKRGRETQARRKSRRPPETTTRRPPSKANRRVDPKSERLRSERLTAAKNA from the exons ATGGCCTCCGCGGTTTCCTCGGCGCTG CTCCTGTGCAGCCTGGCATCGCTGTCTTCAGCCTATGTGCTCGTGCACCAGCCACCTGTGGTGTACACCTCGGCGAACCCGCCACCAGTGGTGCCGGTGGATAGGCCACCCCTGCTTGGGGGACCCGGACAACCGTCAGTAGTCTACCATTACGGACTCGGAGGCGTGAG GCCGCAGCTCCAGCCTCCTGTGGTCCTGGTGAGGGTGGTTCCCGTGCTTCCTCCCCAGctgcctccacagcagccgccgTTCATCGAAGAAGTGCCACCCGTCTTCAAGAACCCTCCGACCCCGGACGCTGGAGCCGCCAAGCCGCCAGCTAAGAAGCCGACCAGCAGACGCGGCCACGGTGCCAACTGCCCCGAGGTGGACAACAAAAAGGGAATCGCGCCGCCGCCCACGCGCAAGCCGTCCAAGCGCGGTCGTGAGACTCAGGCGCGCCGCAAGTCCAGGAGGCCCCCAGAGACGACCACGCGGCGTCCACCGAGCAAGGCTAACCGCCGCGTCGACCCCAAGAGCGAGAGGCTTAGGAGCGAACGGCTAACCGCTGCCAAGAACGCCTAA
- the LOC144101877 gene encoding uncharacterized protein LOC144101877 isoform X1 codes for MASAVSSALLLCSLASLSSAYVLVHQPPVVYTSANPPPVVPVDRPPLLGGPGQPPQLQPPVVLVRVVPVLPPQLPPQQPPFIEEVPPVFKNPPTPDAGAAKPPAKKPTSRRGHGANCPEVDNKKGIAPPPTRKPSKRGRETQARRKSRRPPETTTRRPPSKANRRVDPKSERLRSERLTAAKNA; via the exons ATGGCCTCCGCGGTTTCCTCGGCGCTG CTCCTGTGCAGCCTGGCATCGCTGTCTTCAGCCTATGTGCTCGTGCACCAGCCACCTGTGGTGTACACCTCGGCGAACCCGCCACCAGTGGTGCCGGTGGATAGGCCACCCCTGCTTGGGGGACCCGGACAACC GCCGCAGCTCCAGCCTCCTGTGGTCCTGGTGAGGGTGGTTCCCGTGCTTCCTCCCCAGctgcctccacagcagccgccgTTCATCGAAGAAGTGCCACCCGTCTTCAAGAACCCTCCGACCCCGGACGCTGGAGCCGCCAAGCCGCCAGCTAAGAAGCCGACCAGCAGACGCGGCCACGGTGCCAACTGCCCCGAGGTGGACAACAAAAAGGGAATCGCGCCGCCGCCCACGCGCAAGCCGTCCAAGCGCGGTCGTGAGACTCAGGCGCGCCGCAAGTCCAGGAGGCCCCCAGAGACGACCACGCGGCGTCCACCGAGCAAGGCTAACCGCCGCGTCGACCCCAAGAGCGAGAGGCTTAGGAGCGAACGGCTAACCGCTGCCAAGAACGCCTAA